The Glycine soja cultivar W05 chromosome 9, ASM419377v2, whole genome shotgun sequence sequence AGACTTTTTaaggttaaaaattaaatttggtcaAATTTTACTATTAACCATTTTGTCAATAATATTTGAGTCTAACACATCTTTCTCATTTTAATTTCGATGCATCATTACTCCAATGATATTTGGATCCAatgcaaaagttattttaatttataattaattctgaattcaaaattaattataaatttttctttaactaaaatcaaatgtatgaaaatatattcaaaattaattatggaCTCTATGAATTCTTTAAAGTCTAATCAAACACGCACTTGCTATACATGTCAATTTGTAGTTAGATGATAGAAACCTCTCCATTCGGTGCATGAACTATGTAACTCTTTGTTGAAAGCATATCGATTTCCATAATTAGActagaagcatcaccggatgctGTCTTGATTAAAAGAGAATATATCTTGATTACTGATCAGCATACTTCACGAGATAATCATAGAAATAGGAAAGCCCACAACTGTGATGACATAAACAGCTTGCAAAAAAAAGTTTATCATTCAGGGAATCAATTTCAAGTAGCTCATGAAAACCATTAATGCTTAAACCGCTAAACCCCTCATCCACATGTAGCTGGAATATGCCTAAGAAAATGACACCCTTTTCACACATACATCACACGGTCACACTCACACCTATATTGCTGAGAATCATCACTATTTAGTGTATCAACATAGTCATAACATCATGATTTATTTACGTTCTCGATAAGATGGGATGCattaattattactttaatttaattattctaaAGTTTTAATATTCTATCTACCGTGGACTGGAAACTAATACAACAATGTACTTGTTCCTTTAGCTTTACGTAGAAATGGATTCGAGTGGCAGCTCTCTCCCTTTGTCCCATGATTCCACACAAACTTCTGGGGAGTCTTCGTCCAGCCAGGGTTCCAAGAGAGAAATATGTTACTCATTTCCAACTTTCAACAATCTCCCAAATAATGGAGATAAAGGATTAGTGCCTATTAAGACACCTGAAATATCCCtggtaagaagaaaaaagtcaTTACTAGAATAGAGTAGTGAATTTCCTATATATTAATtggttgttgaaaaatgaaatgttTAACATTATAATTTACTTGTTTGCAACCAACCCCTGTAATGTTTTTGCATCATCCACTGGTCAAACTAAATTTCTTatacttttttcttctcttatgtTACAATCAGTGCTTGGAGTTTCAGCCCTATCTTAATATTGTCCTGTTTTagcaagaattaaaaaataaaatggtaaCCTCTAGAATtgagaaaatatattaacataatGTCTCTTTCACCCTAAAAAATATACCCAATTATAGTTATATTAGAATACTCGGTTTAAGCTTTTGCACAAGGCATACCTAACATGGAAATTTGCAAGGACCACATAGTGCATCTGTTTGCAAAACAGTGTGTATGCTCATACggattaaagaaacaaatcatgTGCATCATGAATTAATGGAGCTTC is a genomic window containing:
- the LOC114425772 gene encoding uncharacterized protein LOC114425772, with translation MDSSGSSLPLSHDSTQTSGESSSSQGSKREICYSFPTFNNLPNNGDKGLVPIKTPEISLEKCESEKQEIKNSCPPKQQVVKNRSKKNEKKCKVEKKRVSPVSWPHLKLLGC